The Candidatus Omnitrophota bacterium genome window below encodes:
- the pilM gene encoding type IV pilus assembly protein PilM encodes MNIFSKIKLPRTKDKFSIGLDIGTQSIKCVRLKINNIIELVNFDLEEGQLDPTDVLKKIRHVQDADLVNLSFCGTSTVIRYVNFMRMSKTELRQALKFEAQKYIPFSLNEVYLDAEILKNDLPENKMLVLIAAIKKELMQQRFRILENAGLRPNIIDIDSLALVNSFNFNYPRVDVPEDKSICLLNIGASVSNVNILDNGIPRLSRDIHCGGANFTKKLMDIFEIDFKQAEEQKINPAEDKADKVKAGIESVLTSLATEIRTSFDYYESQNTSSVVKIFLSGGGSKINGLIQMLSACLGIPVEPWDPFKQIKISDKIDMQKLNDFSAQFNIAVGLALR; translated from the coding sequence ATGAATATTTTTTCTAAAATAAAGTTACCCAGAACAAAGGATAAGTTTAGTATTGGGCTGGATATTGGTACGCAGTCGATTAAATGCGTAAGATTAAAAATTAATAATATTATCGAGCTTGTTAATTTTGATTTAGAGGAAGGCCAGCTTGATCCGACGGATGTGCTCAAGAAAATTAGGCATGTTCAGGATGCCGACCTGGTAAATTTATCTTTTTGCGGTACATCTACGGTTATTCGTTACGTAAATTTTATGCGGATGAGTAAAACCGAACTTAGGCAGGCACTTAAATTTGAAGCCCAAAAATATATTCCTTTTTCACTTAATGAGGTTTATCTTGATGCTGAGATTTTGAAGAATGACTTGCCCGAAAATAAGATGTTGGTATTGATTGCTGCTATAAAAAAAGAATTGATGCAGCAAAGGTTCCGGATCCTGGAGAATGCGGGATTAAGGCCCAATATTATTGATATAGATTCGCTTGCCCTGGTTAATTCTTTTAATTTTAATTATCCTAGGGTAGATGTTCCGGAAGATAAGTCTATTTGCCTTTTAAATATCGGCGCATCAGTCAGTAATGTTAATATCCTTGATAATGGAATCCCGCGTTTGAGCCGCGATATACATTGTGGGGGTGCAAATTTTACCAAGAAACTTATGGATATCTTTGAGATTGATTTTAAGCAGGCAGAGGAGCAAAAGATCAATCCTGCCGAGGATAAGGCTGATAAAGTAAAGGCTGGGATTGAGAGTGTGCTCACAAGCCTGGCCACCGAGATACGTACCTCATTCGATTATTATGAAAGTCAAAATACCTCCAGTGTAGTTAAAATATTCTTAAGCGGCGGGGGTAGTAAAATTAACGGCTTAATCCAGATGCTATCTGCTTGTTTAGGTATTCCGGTAGAGCCTTGGGATCCGTTTAAACAGATAAAGATCTCCGACAAAATAGATATGCAAAAATTAAACGATTTTTCCGCTCAGTTTAATATTGCCGTTGGTTTGGCGTTGCGTTAA
- a CDS encoding PilN domain-containing protein, giving the protein MIEINLLPEELRVKTREKVSEQVTVETRSFLNQDQLFVFAIPVLLSLLVLVHLYFGVVSISQNGKLASLNRKWIELGPQKKVLDEFNQRYSTASQDAGLMQLLIRQRVLWAQKLNDLSLNLPVGVWFNDISFVKQNITIQGSVVSLKMEELNLINRLLNSLKTDNGFSKDFTNLELSNVQKRAVGSYDVADFVLQGALKLK; this is encoded by the coding sequence ATGATAGAGATAAATTTATTACCTGAAGAGTTAAGAGTTAAAACTAGAGAGAAGGTTTCTGAACAGGTTACCGTAGAGACCAGATCGTTTTTGAATCAGGACCAATTATTTGTTTTTGCTATTCCCGTTTTGCTTAGCTTGTTGGTTTTAGTGCATTTATATTTTGGAGTCGTTAGTATATCCCAGAATGGGAAACTGGCGTCTTTGAACCGAAAATGGATAGAACTTGGCCCACAGAAAAAAGTGTTGGATGAATTTAATCAGAGATATTCGACAGCTTCTCAAGATGCGGGCCTTATGCAGCTTTTGATCAGGCAAAGGGTTCTTTGGGCGCAGAAATTAAATGATTTAAGTTTAAATTTACCCGTTGGGGTTTGGTTTAATGATATATCGTTTGTTAAGCAGAATATAACTATTCAGGGTTCGGTGGTTTCATTGAAAATGGAGGAGCTTAACTTGATTAATAGGCTCCTGAATAGTTTGAAAACGGATAATGGATTTTCAAAAGATTTCACCAATCTTGAATTGAGTAATGTGCAGAAACGGGCTGTTGGCAGTTATGATGTTGCAGATTTTGTTTTACAAGGGGCTTTGAAGTTAAAATGA
- the pilO gene encoding type 4a pilus biogenesis protein PilO, whose translation MSLANIQLDKQKKVLIVIFCILIVYVDITYILKTQVADLNKLNPKIIRLENDLKNLNRDLKKMRDSEGKQSLPVEKPILKSSKILFEGQIPGLLQDISNEANKLGIKIKKIRPSHEVQTEKPIMPMGKLVPILINLDLICDYHNLGKFINKLESSDVFMGIQELKISTELPDYLKQKVTLVIKTYVIK comes from the coding sequence ATGAGCTTAGCTAATATACAATTGGATAAGCAGAAAAAGGTATTAATTGTGATATTCTGTATTCTTATTGTTTATGTGGATATAACTTATATCTTGAAAACTCAAGTTGCTGATTTAAATAAACTAAACCCTAAGATTATCAGGCTGGAAAATGACCTTAAGAATTTAAACCGCGATCTTAAAAAGATGCGTGATTCTGAGGGTAAGCAGAGTTTACCAGTAGAGAAGCCTATCCTAAAATCTTCTAAGATTCTTTTTGAGGGACAGATACCTGGACTCCTGCAGGATATTTCAAATGAGGCCAATAAATTAGGCATAAAGATTAAAAAGATACGGCCAAGCCATGAAGTCCAAACTGAAAAACCAATTATGCCTATGGGCAAGCTTGTGCCTATTCTGATTAACTTAGATTTGATTTGCGACTACCATAATTTAGGCAAGTTCATCAATAAGTTAGAGAGTTCCGATGTTTTTATGGGGATACAAGAGCTTAAAATTTCAACGGAGTTGCCGGATTATTTAAAACAGAAAGTTACCTTGGTTATAAAAACATATGTTATTAAATAA
- a CDS encoding secretin and TonB N-terminal domain-containing protein — MRKLLLIFIFTFYALAFAAQGTQSMQEDHLSKKQLALPSVTTPPQATGVAVPDPVSSVPGNVSLDFKEADISNVLKIISYKSGVNIVTTPDVIGNVSVRLTDVPWDMALDVILKTYGFGYQRQGNVILVTKMENVAKIAADEPLQTEIITLKFLDAQDAQKIIIPLLSPRGRVSVLYTRGQKGWQFGTFQIGKGTTGSSSALTKESAGQTKAETISYEKSATGETVMKKAEFDPSVKSKILIITDTASTLDRIRNIILPKIDIKPKQVLIETRIIEVSRDKLRDLGLDWGLGGSNTARTNTITMQEVAKGKDIGGHGGTLTTTTSPLTPSLFDPATSTILGHEPYNAGAEFVFQKLTGTRFEAVVHALEDDANTNTLSAPSILTIDNQEASILVGLHTPILSSSVTAGSTNSGPTQTQTLDYYQEIGIRLNVVPQISEEGYINMIIHPSVTSSSANVTATNVAGDPVTGAISTTVSYPIIDVREAQTQVLLRNGETVVIGGLLKDVKGKELIGIPFLKDLPWGLGKLFGRETTHVTKIDLLIFIKAKIVNEGDLTPEELAKLEKRLGQPQVVEIKKEPLDRKKKK, encoded by the coding sequence GTGAGAAAGTTATTATTAATATTTATCTTTACTTTTTATGCCTTAGCATTTGCTGCTCAAGGTACTCAAAGCATGCAAGAGGATCATCTATCCAAAAAACAGCTGGCGTTGCCTTCGGTTACTACTCCTCCTCAGGCTACAGGGGTAGCTGTGCCGGATCCTGTTTCTTCTGTACCTGGAAACGTCTCTCTTGATTTTAAAGAGGCCGATATTAGTAATGTTCTTAAAATTATTTCTTATAAATCCGGAGTAAATATTGTAACTACTCCGGATGTTATCGGTAATGTTTCGGTGCGCCTAACTGATGTGCCTTGGGATATGGCGCTGGATGTAATCTTGAAAACTTATGGTTTCGGATATCAGCGGCAAGGCAATGTTATTTTAGTTACTAAGATGGAAAATGTGGCCAAGATTGCCGCGGATGAGCCTCTGCAGACAGAGATTATCACGCTTAAATTTTTAGACGCCCAGGATGCGCAAAAGATCATTATACCTTTACTTTCTCCGCGTGGAAGAGTGTCGGTTTTATATACACGCGGCCAGAAAGGGTGGCAGTTCGGGACATTTCAGATTGGTAAGGGGACTACTGGCTCCAGTTCGGCTTTGACAAAAGAATCAGCCGGGCAGACTAAAGCCGAAACGATTTCTTATGAGAAGAGCGCTACCGGAGAAACAGTGATGAAAAAAGCAGAGTTTGATCCTTCCGTAAAATCTAAAATTCTGATAATTACCGATACTGCCAGTACGCTTGATAGAATACGTAATATTATTTTACCTAAGATCGATATTAAGCCCAAACAGGTGCTTATTGAAACTAGGATTATCGAAGTTAGCCGGGATAAGCTAAGAGACCTTGGCCTTGATTGGGGTTTAGGTGGAAGTAATACCGCTAGGACAAATACGATTACGATGCAGGAAGTTGCCAAAGGTAAAGATATAGGAGGCCACGGAGGTACTCTTACGACAACTACTAGCCCTCTGACGCCTTCTTTGTTTGATCCGGCGACAAGTACGATTTTAGGGCATGAGCCTTATAATGCAGGGGCTGAATTTGTATTCCAGAAATTAACCGGCACAAGATTCGAGGCAGTTGTGCATGCTTTGGAGGATGACGCCAATACCAATACTTTATCCGCGCCAAGTATTCTTACTATTGATAACCAAGAAGCTTCTATCTTAGTGGGTCTGCATACGCCGATTCTAAGCTCAAGCGTTACTGCCGGCTCAACTAATTCCGGCCCTACGCAAACACAAACCCTGGATTATTATCAGGAGATTGGTATTCGGCTCAATGTTGTCCCTCAAATAAGTGAGGAAGGCTATATCAATATGATAATCCATCCTAGTGTAACTTCGTCTTCGGCAAATGTTACCGCGACCAATGTAGCAGGGGATCCGGTTACAGGCGCAATATCAACAACAGTTTCTTATCCGATCATTGATGTGCGCGAAGCGCAGACACAAGTTTTACTTAGAAATGGAGAAACCGTTGTGATTGGCGGTTTACTTAAGGATGTTAAAGGAAAAGAGCTTATCGGAATACCTTTCTTAAAAGACCTCCCCTGGGGGCTGGGTAAGCTTTTTGGCCGGGAGACAACACATGTAACTAAGATTGATCTTTTGATCTTTATCAAGGCAAAGATAGTTAATGAGGGCGATCTTACCCCAGAAGAATTGGCTAAGCTTGAGAAAAGGCTTGGCCAGCCACAGGTTGTTGAAATCAAAAAAGAACCTTTAGATCGTAAGAAAAAGAAATAG
- a CDS encoding TIGR03936 family radical SAM-associated protein translates to MYRVNFSFSKTGLMRYISHLDLMRLFFRAMRRADLPLKLSEGFSPHPKLSFKRALKLGVESENEEASIILRFPIAPADFKNSLQKQLPEGIKLKDVQGNFN, encoded by the coding sequence ATGTACAGAGTAAATTTTAGTTTTTCTAAAACAGGACTGATGCGTTATATTTCGCATTTAGACCTTATGCGGCTATTTTTTCGCGCAATGCGACGGGCAGATTTACCCCTGAAGTTGTCAGAAGGTTTTAGCCCGCATCCTAAATTAAGCTTTAAGCGGGCTTTAAAGCTGGGAGTAGAGAGTGAAAATGAAGAAGCTTCGATAATCTTGAGGTTTCCGATTGCGCCTGCGGATTTTAAGAATAGCTTGCAAAAACAATTACCAGAAGGGATTAAGTTAAAAGATGTCCAAGGAAATTTTAATTAA
- a CDS encoding Rne/Rng family ribonuclease, giving the protein MSKEILINVETQEKRVAIVEDGQLLEFHIERPQDRTIVGNIYKGRIEAVMPSIGAAFVDIGLAKNGFLYLSEISSAYESVEAPQQTPIKEVKKGQEVLVQVVKESFGTKGPRLSTQIGLAGRYLVIMPLDKQGGISRRIEDEAERRRLREIFKGLKFPDPVGFIVRTASSGRSQQELTRDAQFLYKMWKRLEKNAQGRKAPALVYEEYDLTLRAIRDSFTEDVTKLIVDSKPEFYRIQHFMRTFLSYLCKKVEFYKGDDLFGAKDVEKQINHIFESHVYMKSKAYLIIEPTEGLVVIDVNSGGFKKKVEQEEMAFKVNAEAAVEIARQLVLRDLGGIIVIDFIDMERESHRRELLNILKKALSGDRAKYDILGISKFGIVEMTRERIHKTVQMLSFHPCPYCKGKGKLRSPQTMGIFALKELKRYLKGKSLKQVSVTMAAPVIDEILKDKEALRALEHKYRIKINLISNPAAHLEDIKIA; this is encoded by the coding sequence ATGTCCAAGGAAATTTTAATTAATGTTGAAACACAAGAGAAGCGGGTTGCTATAGTTGAAGATGGGCAACTCTTAGAGTTTCATATCGAGCGCCCGCAGGATCGTACCATCGTTGGTAATATCTATAAGGGAAGGATTGAGGCGGTTATGCCTTCAATCGGGGCAGCCTTTGTGGATATTGGTTTAGCCAAGAATGGTTTTTTATATTTATCAGAAATTTCATCTGCTTATGAATCTGTGGAAGCACCGCAGCAGACTCCGATTAAAGAGGTAAAAAAAGGCCAGGAGGTTTTGGTTCAGGTGGTCAAGGAGTCTTTTGGCACTAAAGGGCCCCGGCTTTCCACACAAATTGGTTTGGCCGGAAGATACCTAGTAATTATGCCGCTTGATAAACAAGGTGGAATTTCCCGTCGTATCGAAGATGAAGCTGAAAGAAGAAGGCTGCGGGAAATTTTTAAGGGCCTTAAATTTCCTGATCCTGTAGGTTTTATTGTGCGTACTGCCTCCAGCGGAAGGAGCCAGCAGGAGCTGACTCGTGACGCGCAGTTTCTCTATAAGATGTGGAAACGCCTGGAGAAAAATGCGCAGGGCAGGAAAGCCCCGGCTTTAGTTTATGAGGAGTATGATTTAACCTTACGGGCAATCCGCGATTCATTTACTGAAGATGTCACTAAGCTTATTGTAGATTCTAAGCCTGAATTTTACCGTATTCAGCATTTCATGCGTACTTTTTTAAGTTATCTGTGTAAAAAGGTTGAGTTTTATAAAGGGGATGACCTTTTTGGCGCAAAAGACGTAGAAAAACAGATCAATCATATTTTTGAGAGCCATGTTTACATGAAATCAAAGGCTTACCTGATTATCGAACCCACAGAAGGCCTGGTTGTAATCGATGTAAACAGCGGTGGTTTTAAGAAAAAAGTTGAACAAGAGGAGATGGCCTTTAAGGTTAATGCTGAGGCCGCAGTTGAGATTGCCCGGCAACTTGTTTTACGTGATTTAGGCGGCATCATTGTGATTGATTTCATCGATATGGAACGTGAAAGCCATCGCCGGGAGCTGCTTAATATTCTTAAAAAAGCATTATCCGGTGACCGGGCAAAGTATGACATTTTGGGGATCTCTAAATTTGGAATAGTAGAGATGACCCGCGAACGGATTCATAAAACAGTGCAGATGCTTTCTTTTCATCCCTGCCCGTATTGTAAGGGTAAAGGTAAACTGCGTTCACCCCAAACTATGGGGATTTTTGCCTTAAAAGAGCTCAAGCGTTACCTTAAAGGCAAATCCTTAAAACAGGTTTCAGTTACTATGGCTGCGCCTGTGATTGATGAAATCTTAAAAGATAAGGAGGCCCTGCGCGCGCTTGAGCATAAATACAGGATCAAGATTAACCTTATCTCAAACCCTGCTGCGCATTTGGAAGACATCAAAATAGCTTGA